TCCCAAATTTGGCTGTTATAGTATTTGAACGCAACTAGTCCTTTCGTCGTacatcaatatttttgaatgcTTGTATTCATGAACTTCCACTATTCAACGATGATTCAGTCGAAACactttttcgcaattttttgagGATTTCACGATGAAATTTAAAGTTTTGAATCATGTAGCATACGTTCGCGTTTTTGCATCGAATGCATGTGCAGGCCTTGGCGCTTTGGAATGCTATTGACTTGATACTTGAGTGAAACCGTTCAGCATGTTGAGTAAGATGGAAACTGTAATAACAGAACGAAACTGAAAGTCGTCAAGAAGACGTTGAAAGGATCATCCTACTGTAACGGGTAAAAATCGttgattttcgcgattcttTTTTCGATTCTTCAAATACGCTAATCAGTCTGATTTTTCACATCAAATCAAAGCACTCGTGAAgaacggaaaataaatttttaaacggtcattttatttatttttttttctacatttctaTTAACGGTTTTCTAGTAACgtagtttttcaaaacggtgtatgctcacaaaagaaaaatttccaagcTATCTGTTTTAAATTTGGGTACATCATTCTTCACGCCATTCTTCATCTTGAcgtggaagcttttttttgtatattcttcatatttttttaacgaaaaactgTCGGCGAAGTAGACgaaattcgatactttttttcaaacctctgccattttatcaattttgattagaaaaaaatctccaTAGCAATATAGCGACTTTCATActgattaataatctttttacAAATGTTGTTTCAGATCATTTTTACGACCACCACCGTGTCCACCGTGGGGAGACCTTTTTTTACGAAGTCATTTTCAACGTTATGAAATAAGTTTTAATCGATAAATACAATTaaggttaaaaatttattctccatTCTTCATGAGTGTTTTCatttgacataaaaaaaaatcagattaaTTAGGATACtttaatcattgaaaaaaaatcgcgcaAATCAGCTATTTTTAAACCCGTTGCACGAGGATGATCTCTTAAGGGGGTGCCCCGGTCGATTTCGACATTGATGTAtgtatctccaaatatcgaagtccaccCTCTTAAGTGATCGATATAGATCttatgacaaatttttttaccttgaaAATATATCTTAATGTCAAAAGGATGTCTTTAAAAAACGGCTGACAAGCCATCATTCGGAAGAATTTCAGTTTCGTATAGAGATCAGTGAGTACGTCCAATAGTATATATGCTCTAAGAGTTTCAATCCAAGAAAATACacacaaatttgaaaacattgaGTCGAGAGTAAAAACTTTGTCGGTAAGTACCAACAGTCGGTAAAAGTGAATGATCCATCGCCGGTCGGCGTTTGTCCAACGGTCGTCTTCTGTTTTTTGCGTGACGGTCGGGCGGAGTTGAGCATAGAGCAAAAGTAGATTCCAGTGTTTTAAAAACGTTGAACCGGACGGACGGCGTCTCTGATCAAGCCGCCAAAGGGTTCGTCAATGCAGCGTTCCGACAAAAGATGTCGCAACTCAAGGCCGACTGAGTCAAGTCTTGTTGTGCATCGCGCGTGGCGTTTGCGTCGTTGAAATATAACCACGATATAACGTGTCGTCGGCCGGTTTTAAGGCTTCTGTGTGACTCGAGTCTGAAACAGAGTCAAAAAGTTCGCCGCACAGCTTTCGGGGGTAATAATCGAAACGGCGCTGCTGACCAGTCGTGGGCACATGTATGTGGCTTGCTGGTGGCTGTCTGGAGCGACGGAGCAGGTTGAACGAAACCGCCTTTCAAGACCTGCAGTTCGATTTGAGTAAGACACCCGGCAATGGCGGCACCTCAGTTCATCGCGACGGACTCTATCGACGGCGTATGGCCCTTCCTTCAGAGCGTAAGTGTCACCTACGTCATCCGAAACGCCATTTTCCCACGAGGTATTCAGGAGCTTGATCATCCTCCGGCTTCTACAGATGAAAGGGAACGCCTTTCTGCTTCTCTAGCTTTGACTCTCTGGCTTTTCAAGCCAATCCGTCAGTCCTGCATCTGTTTGTTGTTCGCCGTTTCAGAGCTTTTCCTATCACTCGgaatcttcttttttcctctctgtCTCTCGGACGTATTCAATCAAGATTCCGTATTTTGGGAAAGACGTccttttcattaaaaaaaaacgttcaggTTGTTGTTTTGGTAGAATGTAAACACGTTTTGGCAACGCAACTTTGATGTACTTGAGGAGGTGCCCGGGTTGATTTCGATGTTGTCGTATATATCTTCAAacatctaattgtaagtctaCGTATCTCAACGCGAaaaagggtcattcaaatctcTGTGGCCATAAATCCTCTAATTTTTCTACACCGTCGAATGCTCTGGTATTGAAACACTAGGGGACCCGCAAATGAAATTCTCATCCAAAatcacgtaaaaaaaaaaaaaaatcagcggTTTTGTAGAATTCCACTTACGGGTTCCTCTAATCACTTAAGACACTCCAAAAAGTCACCTCACAAGTtccaaatcaatttttctatgATCCGCGTCCACTGGGTTTCAGCAGTATCGATTATGGTTAATTACTGAGTCATCGCCGATCATTAAGTCGATTATCAGGAACTAAAAATGACGGGTAGCAATGCTACAAAGAATCATGCTAACGCTAATTTTTGTGCACTTACGAATGAAGAACTAATAGTGCAATTGTCAGTGtgcagaaaaatataatgttcAGCCAATTTTCAGAAGGCTCTCATAATACGAAGTTGGTCTTGTCCTGATTGTTTCGATCTGGAAGCTATATTTGATGAAGCAATTCCTACAAAGACTTAATTGATTTTCTGCCCAAAATGGATGATaactttttcacaaaaaacCATTCAACTGCAGTTGCAATGTCGTCATTTCTCATTGCGTTCGATTCCAGTCATTCAATTACTTGTACACTATCAAATAACGATGCGTATCAAGTGTCTGACAGTCCgtttgtgtatttattttacgatTCCGCTTCTCTCGCGCCCACGGCTATCTTGGATTGATCAACAAGGCTACCACCGCATTGCGATGTCGCTaaacaacaaaattataaacaatgaTAAACAACAATAGCCCGTTGGACTATTTACAGTTTAGGGTCTTCTCTACCATACCTGAAACTTTTCGATATTTGAAAGTCATACAACAACAAGGCATtcttttttggaaaaaaaaaaaatgttttcaaatccACCGTCGTATCCTCATTGTGCCGTAAATGTACTACGAAGAATGCTTTTAACCTGAGTGAGTGTATGCTGGGCATATACAAGGTGATGATAGTTCATCCTCAAAGGTTAAAATTAGCAATTGGAATGACCGGCGGGAGCAGGCAGCCTTACACCGTCGAAGCGGTGGTTAATTATTCATCCACAGTGAAAAACGCGTCTCTGTTTTATCGCTTCTTATTGCCCTCGGTGCCCTGCATACAATTTATACCGATactcttatttttctctttctcccaCTCTCAAAATTTGCATCGCAGTATTTTGTATCAGGTGCAAAATTGAAACACTTGCTTGCATACGCATGCATTCATACAAAGTCTCTTTATATTCGTTTAAATAACCAGACGATAACCAGACGCGAGTCTGCAGAAGCTCGTTAGTCATTTTTATTccagattattttttaattcttatgTATCTCGGTACAAAAATAAactgtgaattttatttttctacaaagtTAATACttgagaacaaaaaataaatggcCGTGAAAATTTCGTCATATTCGTCAATAACTTCTGAGCTCATCgatgaaagtaataaaaaatctatCGATGGACGAAATTCTGGTTTTTGATGATACTTCGAGAAAGAGCATCGGAATTATACGAAAAGAAGAAGGCAAAGTGAGAGGTGGAAACATGAAACAAGGAACAAATTTTGCATTCTTATTAGTTAAGTTTTCTTTCCCGACGATTGTTGCAGATCGAATGGCGGGATCCGTGGCTAGCGATCCTCCTGACGTTTCACGTAGCAGTAACAACGACCGCTCTGATGACCAGAAATcatgcaaattttcaaatacttctGTTCCTCATATTGCGTAAGATgatgcaaaaacaaaataaaatgtttaaaaaattatacgttcaCCATTGTTTTTCgtgatattaattaattcctcTAACATTAATCTTTATCTTCTTACAGTTCtccttgtttatttttccgaAAGTATTAACGAGGCTGCTGCCACGAATTGGATGTGagtataaaattcaatattacttCACAAATAATCACTTCGTCATCGAATAGTGGTTAAAGTTAACTTAACGTTGGCtgcgtttgtttgttttaattGTAATCCAAccgcaatatttattttccgattCAGACATTTGTTTTCCTTACTTTTGTTTATCAGAAATGTTTAAAGGTAACGtctaaaatatataacaagGTTGGCACAAATGACAGAATCATTTTGATCTACTTGATTGCGATATTTTTTAgcaagttttcaatttcttcgaaTGATCATCATTCTCGCTACTGacccttttttttgttttttcaatgaagGGTATTCTCAAGACAACAATACTTTGACTCCAAGGgtcttttcatttccattgTATTCTCCATTCCAATACTGATGAACTGCATGATTATGATAGTAAGTACTGCACAGTTCTATATTTGTAAGTAATCCCACCGTCATCCTTGAATTGACCGACACTTTCATCCAATTagagaaatgttgaaaatttgattctcGAATTAAACAATATAAATAACAGATATTTTTGTGCTATCAGGCTAGTTGGTTGTATCAATCCAGCCAGTTGATGACGAGGCTAACAAGAGCTCAGCTGAGGGAGCGTACAAGAAATCGTCTTGGCGACGGTGATTCGACAAACACGAACGGTAAATCAACGCGACAGAAACAGGAGTAATGAGCGCAAGAAAAATCTAGTCAGATATGATGCATAACTGTATGAGAGATAAAAAGGAAGATAAAGGAAGTCAACGCCTATCTACATCGAGAAATGGTACGATACGATATTAATAGACGACGATTATATTCTCTGACGAGAATGAAGATAGGTACTGTACGTGATAATTATCTATGCATACTGATGATAATTACTGTAAAATATAGAAGACGAACgatgtgtgcgcgtgtgtgtattatatattgataattttttgcgGGTGAGAAAGGAagagtgagagaaatttcgaATCAGGTGAAGAAGAATGAATCTTTGCGTCTGCACGTGTCGCGAtcatgaattaaattttcgacaCACAAACTAATGCTTACTTATAGTCgcgtttcaatttctttctacGCTTTTTACGGAAggaaattaacaaaaatagaataataatattaaggcGAAAAAGTAAATACAGTGACATCACAACGGATTGAATATATCCTGCAACCTAGTTGatcatttgaaaatagaaacacAGTAATGATATCTGAAACGTTAATGACGGCCTAGCGAGTCATCCAGCTTGCAAGTTTTGTCCGAGCGTTCGCTTGATCACGAGCGTGATTCTTCGATATTAAGTCGTTCTTGGTTTGCCTAGTTCTGGTAGAGTATGGTGAATTCGGAATAAACAGGCAAATCGAAAGACGTATTAGTGACTTCTCTGAATACTGTCTTTCCTGCGAAGTTGTTACGCGATTTAATTTGACTCGTTATAACGCgtcgattaattaattatgtttaattaagCGCGTTAATATTCCACGTGCACGTGTACAATTTATAAGCTTTGCATATTTGTAAGTTTGGACGAAAATGCTTAATATCGTTAACGGATTGAATGCTTGTCATTTCGTTTTCATCTTCgcttataatattttatacgcattataaaaataattacaaatcaTCTGCATAATAAATTATCTGCACATACATTCCCGTGACTTATATAATACGATATGAGATCAAAGTTCTTTTTATTTGCTCTGTAGAAAATTTGGATTTGTTTCTGTGAGAGAATGGACTTAGTTGATGTTTATCTGTGCTGATTGTTTCTCGTGTATGATTGTTtgttacgaagaaaaaatgaataaaccaATAGACGGACAGAAGTATTTTCACTGAACTCTATTACGGAGTTTAAGATGGtactctttattttatcaaaaggTTTGCGCGAATGTGTAAAGAGGGGAATGTacttatgtatacatatgtatatttatactaaTAGGTCACGTGTGATAATAAATACGATACGACCTACCTATAATGTATTTGTCGCTGCAATATTTGTATAATGTGATTGTATTAGGAGTGGATGATCGATGTGGTGATTTAGACGATCTCGCGATAATATTTGGAAACAcggaagaattaaaaaaaattgtatttgtaTCAACAATCCCATTTCCcttaatttcttttgttttatttgttactaCGATTACTagtgtaatattatattatgtattgtAAATTTACTCATCACGCATTTTCTTGCCTTGCCTTGACAACAGTAAACCATCCGACTGCAATCATAAAGATCTATTTGTATTAAATATGATACATATGTCACTGCTATTGTTATAAGCCTTACAAAATtatgtaacaaaatatttgtaataacCCGTATTAGGTATTAAAAATGTGCCAGATATAAATTTGTAGATATTTCTTTCTTATCAATCGCAACCTGGTCACCTTCAGCTATTGTTTTCTGTTCGTTTCAGTGAGAAAAGATGAAGCACAAGTGAATAAATGATTTCgcattgattttattatttttggtgttatcattatttttatataccaTTTGAACGGCATAATAATACTATAGTCTATGTCACAAATAAAATTGacattcaaattaaaaaaacaaaattctacaCCTCTCTGAATAATGAACGATATTCATTCCGTGAGACTTGATTGCTGAAATACAACTTTTAATAATCTTTAGCTATATCGATCAGATAATTCTTCTGTATCATTCGAGAAAACTCCTTACCAACTGTAAATAAGTACCGATGGTGGATTCAATGCGTAACATTCTTGTACGTAAGATGGCAACTGTACGTAAGATAGAATGCGATTTGACCAAATAGTAAACaattttacttaaaatttcgataattaataatatgattGTAATTGTTGCGATTActtcgaaataatttaaaaatctagaaaaccgaattgtgttttatttttttttcaattcactcgTTCAAGTTATCGGTGAAATCAATTCATCGGATTGTTGGTAACGGAGgtattttttttgcttcgttATTGAATGGGACAAAAAATCTGTTCTACGATCAAATCAACGCTTCTCAATACATTGCAATAAGTACATTTTTTACAAGCTTCTATCACACTTGTATCAATCCACACATATTTCAGAATATCGGCGCGATTGAGTCAACCGAGTCTcatttttcctgtttttcactccagtaaaaaaaatataaaaaaaaaaattacttataAAATGTAACcaacaacaaacaaaaataacgaaacaacAATCAATTCGATCTGAATCTCGTAGTTTACAGACAATTTACACGTACGTGTGAAAACTGACATGAAACGTTAGCGTACTGTGGTGTACAGTTTTTCACTTATCGATATTCTAtttactttttccttcttacGTTTTGTTGCGCtggtttctttctctcttttgtaTCTTTGCTTTTACAAAGTCACCGTTGCCTCGAAGATTTACGACGTTAGCCCAGCGCGCTTTAAGTCACGAAAATAAACTTGGCATCATCAATAAGCGTGCAGCCCCGATGCGGCAAGCGTCGCGACGACTTGACTTGGCTCTGCAACCCTCGCCAGCAAACCTGCAACGGAGATAGGAATTTGGGGGTTGCGCATATCCATGTTTGcaacgtacgtacatacgcgggtatacgtatataaatagaGCAGGGAATCTTCCATACATGGAAGAGTAAAGACAAGAAGAGAAAAGGCGAAAAAAGGAGACAAGAAATAAATACCGCATTCAGAACAAACTTATCCCTCCCCCTCATCCACGTTTCGCTTTTCTGAATCCTGTTTATTCCACATTTCAGGTAATCCCATCGTCTCAgtgttcgaaagaaaaataaaacaaaagaacgAACTCGacacgaatatttttcactgcTCGTTGAATTTTACATAGATTTTGTCGGAAATATATaacgatgtaaaaaatatactcggaactttttcatttttcccttTCGTCTGATATTCCGACCGCAATTGgcttcttttttaaatttaaattagtGATTGAACGATCGTTGCCACGAAGTAATTCGTAAATCTATCtggcttttttctttttttcgtatatAATCGAACCTTTTCCTCCGGTCAAACATAAATGAGTTAGTTGGTTAATTCTACATCAAACGGTCGCCTGgccgaaaataaaataaaaaaggaacgaGTATATTTGAATcaacaaattttaattatttgaacaGTCATTAGCCGTAATTAAGTTCGTCGcgttcaaaataattatcaaagtCGAACCGCAAGCACATATAACAGATTAAAGTGAATTCATTTGAccgtaattaatatttattgtaaacgatTTTAACCGTGAACAAACTTTATTCagtaccaaaaaaaaaaaaaaaaatacgtatgtgGTTTAAGCTAAGTGAACTACGTAAATGGAATTACTTATTCTATAATtcacaaactttttttcagcattttttttccgaagtGTATAGAACAtggttatacatataatacgtagATTTATGTGAGTCGCAGAGCGGCATTTGCGGTTCCGCTGTATATAGTTATAAACCGCGAGTTCTCACCTCCGCGCATAAGCCCCGCGGTATAATAATGGAGATCTCATTGAGATTCAAgatgtgaaaagtttttcgGCATTTCGCTCCCACATATAGCTATGCgcaaatgtgtatatatacatatatatttaccaACAGACTATACGCGTACGCATATTATACACAGcgtttgaaattctttcaagGCAGGCGTATAGTTGCACATGCGTTCGTATCAATGTATGCCTGTATCAAGAGACGAGGTACACGGGCCTCCAAATGTAGCTTACAtcaatagcaataataataataatcatacattCATTTACACATGCATGCATGTACAGAGTGTTTCCGAGTAAATCCCGCCGTATGTTGGATTGCCTACCACTGAGGGtgacaaatatcggtaaaacagacctACCGAATTACCAATATTACTTCAGTCGAGTCAATTCGTATGTTCAGTTTAACGTGACTCCGGAAGGCGATAATCGATCGCTTTAGCATAGGttacaaagaagaaaacaacTTCTTGGCCAAACCCATACATTTTGGCAGCACGCGCAGTCCTGGGTTATTCGCGAGGACTTTATAAGCGCTACTTACCGACCGATAACACTCGTACCGATATTTCTTCTCCTACGTGGTAGGCAACCCAACATACTGCGGCCTTCACTCGGAAACAACCTGTATGAACACCCAGGGCGCAATATGAGGGAAAGTGAGCAGAGCTggtgttcttttcttttggtcctttttcgtctttttcaTCATGAATAGGCAGAATAACGTCGAAAACGAAGGCaaggaatataaaatgaaaaaaaaacgacggaagaaaaatgcaaggaaaaaaggaaatggCAGGGTGACCGCGTGACACCAGCGACTCACACTCGCAAGATCCAGAAACACGTTGACGAATAGGTTAGACGTGACAAGAGGATCCCCGTATTTCGCAATAACGCCATCCGCCTCGCTATTCGCCTCTCTTTTAGCTCTGCCGGctgtacatgcatacatattatGGGAGAGACTTCGCTTCCCGCGAGAGACCCCAAATTCCccaaatttttacattacGGAGCgctttttcactttcttcctttactttttcactttttttttcctatcttGTTTGCCGTCACTGCacgattctcgtttttttcagCTTCTTCCCTAATTCCTGCGTTTTGGCTTCGGTTCTTCTTTTGTGTGATATTTGTAGCATTAAATTAAGCAAGTATTGTAGGAACTGCACGACCTGAAAACATAATATCATCAATCCTCTtgtgaagaaatatttttcaccacatTGAAATACGCatgtattatttaaattttatttcaaagtacAATAATCTCTGAATTTATTCTGTTTAATCTGACTTtatacttacaattttataaatgaatTGAGGCGGATTTTACACAAAGTTGTTTATAGGTGTCTTCACAgaaagaattataatatagtATACAGAATCTTGTGCAAGAAAGTTggaattaatattattacattgATTGGAAATCAATCATTGACAAGGTCAATTAGTAATCAGATATTAAGTCGCTGTGTAATTATCATCACCTTCTGTGCGCTAATACCTGAAGCATATTCACAAAAGGTCTCTTAAAACGTTCAAATTACGTGAACAAGATTTGATTGGAGTTTGCGAAAAATTATCGTAAGAAATgtataaagaaattttcattattcaccCACTTAAATAGCCAGGGAAGAGAGAGGCTCAAAACACGTGAGAAAAGTTAACCTGTAGACATTTCCGTGTcttgtttattgaaaaaaaaggacgaaaattctcttcgtctcttcacttttttttaaaaattattgtccgAAGACAGCTTTATCGCGATGAGACATTGGACGTAACCCTGTCATCGTTGGTGTAAAGATAGATGAACACgatgcatgtatacatacctatatacgccCACTGTAACATTGCATAATATATCCAGCGTAGGTGGAAAGATATGCTATATATATCACGGTAGCCTAATCTGGGTAAGATAATCAGTAAAACGTCCGTCGCAGCCAATTGTCGTACTGCATGAGGAGTTTGACATCGTTCATCGAACTGCACGGACTGAACGAAGACCGACAGGGACAGGGTGCCGATATCAGGTgagtgataaaatttatctcgCGAATATACGCGACGAAAGTCATGCACGCTGTTGTTTTCAACACTGAAAACAATTCCGCCTCATTGGCGCTCGGATTCGCCGATTGCCGGAAGCTATAGTGTAGGACAATAACGAAACGAGACAAAAGGTGAACAGAAttgagaggaaaaataatggCGGGGCGAACGATGAGAGCGTCTGATTGTAATGCGTCGTCGACGAGGAAACCGAGGTACACGCTTGGATTAAAGTTCGCGTTCTTGAGAGACTCGCAGAATCACCGAACCCGTCTGATTTGCtctatatttttaaactcacTCATCAATGTGACCAGTCATTGAATCAGAGATCCGGCAGAGCCCTGTCCAGTTATCTAATATTCGGTTGGCTCGCGGTGATAATTCTAATTATCGATAACGCGGTTTAGTCGCGGTCGCCACCACAGGCAATATCAGATACTGTTTCCTTTGTGCTTTGTCAACTGTAACGATATAATAAACCGTCAATTCGCCTTTCTCTTTATGGGCATAATTATTTAGATCCGAGCCATCCAGACCCACGCATCGTAATGAGCATC
The Neodiprion fabricii isolate iyNeoFabr1 chromosome 5, iyNeoFabr1.1, whole genome shotgun sequence genome window above contains:
- the LOC124183100 gene encoding transmembrane protein 18, which gives rise to MAAPQFIATDSIDGVWPFLQSIEWRDPWLAILLTFHVAVTTTALMTRNHANFQILLFLILLLLVYFSESINEAAATNWMVFSRQQYFDSKGLFISIVFSIPILMNCMIMIASWLYQSSQLMTRLTRAQLRERTRNRLGDGDSTNTNGKSTRQKQE